From Zhongshania aliphaticivorans, one genomic window encodes:
- a CDS encoding AAA family ATPase — translation MNDSHDLRLIIESRIPVIIIETWEERRALSLLTKLGIQQGLPVFSWSVTDGLRRADFDQAPNQPLTAEPEAVLKHIRSTGSAGLYALCDFHPYLNDEPRNIRLIKEIAMQAEDSGKSLVFISHAFNIPSEFKRHSARFNLSMPEDHKLRAAIYKEAQNFSNTTGRKVKTDRDALDKLINNLRGLPLEDARKLARGAIIQDGAITHSDLSSVNKAKFELLDMDGVLSFEYDTENFANVGGLSKLKDWLGKREQAFQQGGADSPKGIMMVGVQGGGKSLAAKAVAGLWGMPLLRMDMGALYNKFFGESERNVREALKLAETMAPCVLWIDEIEKGIGSDDHDGGTSKRILATLLTWMAERQHAVFIVATANNIQRLPPELIRKGRLDEVFFVDLPSEQVRQQIFAIHLEKRNYPLANFRCAELSAASAGFTGAEIEQAIVAARYSAKARNEELCTAHIIAEIDATVPLSVTMSEQLDALRAWCQTRAVAAD, via the coding sequence ATGAATGACAGTCACGATCTCCGCCTAATTATCGAATCACGAATCCCCGTGATTATCATTGAAACTTGGGAGGAGCGCCGCGCGCTGTCGCTGCTGACTAAGCTCGGTATTCAGCAGGGCCTGCCGGTGTTCTCGTGGTCGGTGACCGACGGCCTGCGCCGCGCCGATTTTGATCAGGCGCCCAACCAGCCTCTTACCGCCGAACCCGAGGCCGTGCTAAAACATATTCGCAGTACCGGCAGTGCCGGGCTATACGCCCTTTGTGATTTTCATCCCTACCTCAACGACGAGCCTCGCAATATTCGTTTAATCAAAGAAATTGCCATGCAAGCCGAAGACAGCGGCAAGAGTTTGGTGTTTATCAGCCATGCCTTCAATATTCCCAGCGAGTTCAAACGTCACAGCGCCCGCTTTAACCTGTCTATGCCCGAAGACCACAAACTTCGCGCCGCCATTTACAAAGAAGCACAAAACTTCAGTAACACCACCGGCCGCAAAGTTAAAACCGACCGCGACGCGCTAGACAAGCTGATCAACAATTTGCGCGGGCTACCCTTAGAAGACGCCCGCAAGCTCGCTCGCGGTGCCATTATTCAAGACGGCGCCATTACCCATTCCGACCTCAGCAGCGTCAATAAGGCCAAATTCGAGCTACTCGACATGGACGGTGTGCTCAGCTTTGAATACGACACCGAAAACTTTGCCAATGTCGGCGGCTTAAGCAAGCTCAAGGACTGGCTGGGCAAACGCGAACAGGCATTTCAGCAAGGCGGCGCCGACTCGCCCAAGGGCATTATGATGGTGGGCGTGCAAGGCGGCGGCAAAAGCCTAGCCGCCAAGGCGGTGGCCGGCCTATGGGGCATGCCGCTATTACGCATGGACATGGGCGCGCTCTACAATAAATTTTTTGGCGAGTCTGAACGCAATGTTCGCGAGGCCTTAAAACTGGCCGAAACCATGGCGCCCTGCGTATTGTGGATAGACGAAATTGAAAAAGGCATTGGCAGCGATGACCACGACGGCGGCACCTCCAAGCGGATTTTAGCCACCCTCCTCACTTGGATGGCAGAACGCCAGCACGCCGTATTTATTGTTGCCACCGCCAATAATATTCAGCGCCTGCCACCTGAATTAATACGCAAAGGCCGTCTCGACGAGGTGTTCTTTGTCGACCTACCCTCGGAGCAAGTGCGCCAACAGATCTTTGCCATTCACCTTGAGAAGCGCAACTACCCCTTGGCCAATTTCCGCTGCGCCGAACTCAGCGCTGCCAGCGCTGGCTTTACCGGCGCCGAAATAGAGCAGGCAATTGTCGCCGCTCGTTACTCCGCCAAGGCTCGCAATGAAGAGCTGTGCACCGCCCATATCATTGCCGAAATCGACGCCACCGTGCCGCTGTCGGTGACCATGAGCGAGCAGCTCGATGCCCTCCGTGCCTGGTGCCAAACCCGCGCCGTCGCGGCCGACTAA
- a CDS encoding putative RNA methyltransferase, giving the protein MPLLALEHMLCPLEQYPLHRDGKTWRCSNNHCFDIAKQGYVNLLPVQNKKSLDPGDSQIMIQARRQFLDSGAYAPLAQALATTVADLCKDHNDLAILDAGCGEGYYLNTVCNSLLAAQAELALTATGLDISKWAVRATRIRNAGINGLVASNRQIPLPDNSQDILLCTFGFPVFSEFQRVVKPGGHIIMVDPGPEHLIELRQQIYDEIRRSPPASLAAGINSEWQQSSETALSFSTPILSAALFEQLLIMTPHLYRASKAGRERAAKLEQLALTVDVCIRVLSHQP; this is encoded by the coding sequence ATGCCCCTGCTCGCCCTAGAACACATGCTCTGCCCCTTAGAGCAATACCCATTACACCGCGACGGTAAAACTTGGCGCTGCAGCAACAACCACTGCTTCGATATTGCCAAGCAGGGCTATGTTAATTTACTGCCGGTACAGAACAAAAAGTCCCTAGACCCCGGCGACAGCCAAATAATGATTCAGGCCCGCCGCCAGTTTCTGGATAGCGGCGCCTACGCCCCCCTCGCCCAAGCGCTCGCGACGACGGTTGCCGATTTATGCAAAGACCATAATGACCTTGCCATTCTCGATGCCGGCTGCGGCGAGGGCTATTACCTCAACACGGTTTGCAACAGCTTGCTCGCCGCCCAAGCCGAACTTGCGCTCACCGCCACCGGCTTAGACATTTCCAAATGGGCGGTGCGCGCTACCCGCATTCGCAATGCGGGTATCAATGGACTGGTGGCGAGCAACCGGCAAATTCCACTGCCCGACAACAGCCAAGATATCCTACTCTGCACCTTTGGCTTTCCAGTGTTTAGCGAGTTTCAGCGAGTCGTTAAGCCTGGCGGTCATATTATTATGGTCGACCCCGGCCCCGAGCATTTGATCGAACTGCGCCAGCAAATTTACGACGAGATCCGACGCTCGCCCCCGGCAAGCTTGGCCGCAGGCATTAACTCAGAGTGGCAGCAGAGCAGCGAAACCGCGCTTAGCTTTAGTACCCCAATACTCAGTGCAGCCTTATTTGAGCAACTGCTAATCATGACCCCCCACCTCTACCGCGCCAGCAAAGCCGGTCGGGAGCGCGCTGCCAAACTTGAGCAGCTCGCGCTCACCGTCGACGTCTGCATACGCGTCCTCAGCCACCAACCTTGA
- a CDS encoding wax ester/triacylglycerol synthase family O-acyltransferase, protein MQQLNGLDALFAHNERQHAPMHIAALMVYTPQTTKHKKFRLQEVRNSIEQRLSVSPVFRRRLLTVPYNLDQPYWLEDETFNIDKHIHSHELTAKSSEADFHTLIATLHAQPMDMSRPLWEAHVIHGLGRLSNYSKGSFGIYMKVHHAALDGVSGTDILAALHGIEPLAFKPGALPDTWAGETPPSQWAVSRNAYKNNLQKPLQLFRQARQLLPKLRQEIQEHGSDHTPGVSWQKSPFNTRIDAQRQVFVVRFDFSRLRAIRRAYPRTTVNHVILCIVGGALRSYLIQRNALPNNPLASLVPVNVRSKDLDNCGNAISMLISNLRTDIEDPLQRLVAVRDAATSAKKRNDNIGRSSLSNIFRALPSSVEAAALRTLSALAYWPGGLPLPACTFVSNVPGPPIPLYFNDAKLVDMLGLGLIMDHVGLFHVAMSYNGVLSLSVLSSPKTLQDPALYQRCLKASFSALDQAMQRQANKT, encoded by the coding sequence ATGCAGCAACTCAATGGCCTCGATGCCCTCTTCGCCCATAATGAACGCCAGCATGCCCCCATGCATATTGCCGCGCTCATGGTATACACCCCGCAAACCACCAAGCACAAAAAATTTCGCCTACAGGAAGTCCGCAATAGCATTGAACAACGCCTATCGGTATCGCCGGTATTTCGACGCCGCCTGTTAACCGTCCCCTACAATCTTGATCAACCCTACTGGCTTGAAGATGAAACCTTCAATATCGACAAGCATATTCACAGCCACGAGCTAACAGCCAAAAGTAGTGAAGCGGATTTCCACACCCTTATTGCCACGCTTCACGCCCAGCCAATGGATATGAGCCGCCCGCTATGGGAAGCCCATGTTATTCACGGCCTCGGCCGACTGTCGAATTACAGCAAAGGCAGCTTTGGCATTTACATGAAGGTACATCACGCCGCCTTGGATGGCGTCTCCGGCACCGATATCCTCGCTGCGCTGCACGGTATAGAACCGCTTGCGTTTAAACCCGGCGCACTCCCCGACACCTGGGCCGGTGAAACCCCACCATCCCAGTGGGCGGTAAGCCGCAACGCTTATAAGAATAACCTGCAAAAGCCGCTGCAACTGTTCCGCCAGGCTCGCCAACTCTTACCCAAGCTCCGTCAAGAAATACAAGAACACGGCAGCGACCACACACCGGGGGTCAGTTGGCAGAAATCGCCATTTAATACCCGCATCGACGCCCAGCGTCAGGTGTTTGTGGTGCGCTTTGACTTTTCACGCCTGCGCGCCATCCGCCGCGCCTACCCACGCACCACGGTGAACCATGTCATTCTCTGCATCGTCGGCGGCGCACTGCGCAGCTACCTCATTCAACGCAATGCACTGCCAAATAATCCGCTGGCATCCCTTGTTCCAGTGAACGTGCGCAGCAAAGATCTCGACAACTGCGGCAATGCCATCAGCATGCTGATTAGCAATCTGCGCACCGACATCGAAGACCCGCTGCAACGTTTAGTGGCGGTGCGCGACGCCGCCACGTCGGCCAAAAAGCGCAACGACAATATTGGTCGCAGCAGCTTGAGCAATATTTTTCGAGCGCTGCCCAGCAGCGTAGAAGCGGCGGCGCTGCGCACCTTATCGGCCCTTGCCTACTGGCCAGGCGGTCTTCCCTTGCCGGCCTGCACCTTTGTCAGCAATGTGCCTGGGCCACCTATACCGCTGTACTTTAACGACGCCAAACTTGTCGACATGCTTGGCCTTGGCCTAATCATGGATCATGTCGGCTTATTTCATGTTGCCATGAGTTATAACGGCGTACTTAGCCTATCGGTCCTTAGCAGCCCCAAAACCCTACAAGACCCAGCGCTTTATCAACGCTGCTTGAAGGCGTCCTTTTCTGCACTGGATCAAGCCATGCAACGACAGGCCAATAAGACATAA
- a CDS encoding AAA family ATPase — translation MTEKNAIGQLRNWLTSQIIGQQSLVDRLLIALLADGHLLVEGAPGLAKTKAIKTLSDGIAASFQRIQFTPDLLPGDVTGSDIYRPETGAFEFQPGPIFHNLVLADEINRAPAKVQSALLEAMAERQVSVGSNTLQLPPLFLVMATQNPLEQEGTYPLPEAQLDRFLMHVNVAYPDAAAELEILRRVRAEAKGEIHQPEPLSQDILFAAREQILNLHMAEAVEEYMVQLVIASREPARLDAELASWLEVGASPRATIALDRCARAHAWLNDRDYVSPDDVQAVAHDVLRHRLILSFEAEADGIRKDHIIDRLLQVVPVA, via the coding sequence ATGACGGAAAAAAACGCTATTGGCCAGTTACGCAACTGGCTGACTTCGCAGATTATTGGCCAACAAAGCCTAGTCGACCGCCTGCTCATCGCCCTCTTGGCCGACGGCCATTTACTGGTCGAAGGTGCACCTGGCTTAGCCAAGACCAAGGCAATAAAAACCTTATCAGACGGCATTGCCGCGAGTTTTCAACGTATTCAGTTCACCCCCGACTTACTTCCTGGGGATGTCACCGGTAGCGATATTTACCGGCCAGAGACCGGCGCCTTTGAATTTCAACCCGGCCCAATTTTTCATAATTTAGTATTGGCTGACGAAATTAACCGCGCCCCCGCCAAGGTGCAGTCGGCGCTACTTGAAGCCATGGCCGAACGCCAAGTCAGCGTGGGCAGCAACACACTGCAACTCCCACCCCTGTTCTTGGTAATGGCCACCCAAAACCCCTTAGAGCAAGAAGGCACCTACCCCCTGCCTGAAGCCCAACTCGACCGCTTCTTAATGCACGTCAATGTCGCCTACCCCGACGCCGCGGCGGAATTGGAGATCCTGCGCCGGGTGCGCGCCGAAGCCAAGGGTGAAATTCACCAGCCCGAGCCACTGAGCCAAGACATCTTATTCGCAGCGCGGGAACAAATTCTCAACTTGCACATGGCCGAAGCTGTTGAGGAATACATGGTCCAGCTGGTGATTGCCAGCCGCGAACCCGCTCGCCTCGACGCGGAATTGGCGAGCTGGCTAGAAGTGGGCGCCAGCCCCCGCGCTACCATTGCCCTCGACCGCTGCGCCCGCGCCCACGCTTGGCTCAACGACCGCGACTACGTCAGCCCCGACGACGTTCAAGCTGTTGCCCACGACGTGTTGCGCCATCGCCTAATTCTCAGCTTTGAAGCCGAGGCCGACGGCATTCGCAAAGACCATATTATCGACCGCCTCCTGCAGGTGGTGCCGGTGGCATGA
- a CDS encoding DUF58 domain-containing protein, translating to MSSLPRGNFSAPVRGAIVDQQTLIHTRFAGAQLRATPKRRHFAKQSGSHASPVKGRGLAFHHVREYQGGDEIRHIDWRVTARTAKAHTKIFEEEKERPVVLCLDQRHAMFFGSRHCFKSVLACHVAATLAWAGLDNNDRVGGLVFTDSGHREVRPRRSHRAVLNFIHTAADYNQQLADTSASADDSIAPPQSLATAFEELRRITRPGSTVYVVSDFNGFEQDAERQLHLIARHNDVIAITISDPLEEDLPSSGMYPVSNGRERLQLMLNSGIRQQFHDRSEARQAALKASFRRAGIHHIGLTTDAPFFDLLQRGMMGK from the coding sequence ATGAGCAGCCTGCCCCGGGGCAATTTTAGCGCACCAGTACGGGGCGCCATTGTGGATCAGCAAACGCTGATCCACACCCGTTTTGCCGGTGCGCAATTGCGCGCCACCCCCAAGCGGCGACATTTTGCCAAGCAGAGCGGCAGCCACGCCTCGCCGGTTAAAGGGCGCGGCTTGGCCTTTCACCATGTGCGCGAATATCAGGGTGGCGATGAAATTCGCCACATTGACTGGCGAGTCACCGCCCGCACCGCGAAAGCGCACACCAAGATTTTTGAAGAAGAAAAAGAGCGCCCGGTAGTGCTCTGCTTAGACCAGCGCCACGCCATGTTCTTTGGCAGTCGCCACTGTTTTAAATCGGTACTCGCCTGCCATGTTGCCGCCACCCTCGCCTGGGCGGGGCTAGACAATAACGACCGAGTTGGCGGCCTGGTATTTACCGACAGCGGGCACCGCGAAGTTCGGCCTCGGCGCAGCCACCGCGCGGTATTGAATTTTATTCACACTGCCGCCGACTACAATCAGCAACTGGCCGACACCTCAGCCAGCGCCGACGACAGTATTGCACCGCCGCAAAGCCTCGCCACCGCCTTCGAAGAATTGCGACGTATCACTCGGCCCGGCTCAACAGTCTACGTGGTCAGCGACTTTAACGGTTTCGAACAAGACGCCGAGCGGCAATTGCATTTAATCGCGCGCCACAACGATGTCATCGCGATTACCATCAGCGACCCACTAGAGGAAGACCTGCCGAGCTCCGGCATGTACCCGGTAAGCAATGGCCGTGAGCGCCTGCAACTGATGCTTAACTCTGGCATCCGTCAACAGTTTCACGACCGCAGCGAAGCGCGCCAAGCCGCCTTAAAAGCCAGCTTTCGTCGCGCGGGCATTCATCACATTGGCCTAACAACCGACGCGCCGTTTTTTGATCTTTTACAGCGGGGCATGATGGGCAAATGA
- a CDS encoding DUF4381 domain-containing protein, which yields MNTPNPTMPPGGASPLDQLADIHLPPAVPSFPWAPGWWALLILAIGLIATGIWLWRRYRQRSAYRRAAQLELTRIQAIADDAEFARQLNQLLRRVAIHCQSASSSAPTIAGLSGEQWQNFLLNSCGAKPAFTNTTLDALVAAAYQSQCPALDRQQLLGQARLWIRRHRSQYV from the coding sequence ATGAATACGCCAAACCCAACAATGCCGCCAGGCGGCGCAAGCCCCCTAGACCAGCTAGCGGATATCCATCTTCCGCCAGCGGTGCCTAGTTTTCCCTGGGCGCCCGGCTGGTGGGCATTACTGATTTTAGCCATTGGCCTCATTGCCACTGGTATTTGGCTGTGGCGGCGCTATCGCCAGCGCAGTGCTTACCGCCGCGCAGCCCAATTAGAATTAACGCGTATTCAGGCTATCGCCGACGATGCCGAATTTGCTCGCCAACTCAACCAACTATTACGCCGAGTAGCTATTCACTGTCAGTCGGCAAGTTCGTCTGCGCCGACTATAGCGGGGCTAAGCGGTGAGCAATGGCAGAATTTTTTGCTCAATAGCTGCGGCGCCAAGCCCGCGTTTACCAATACCACGCTCGACGCACTTGTCGCCGCCGCCTACCAAAGCCAATGTCCTGCGCTAGACCGTCAGCAGCTTTTAGGGCAAGCGCGGCTATGGATTCGTCGTCACCGGAGCCAGTATGTTTGA
- a CDS encoding VWA domain-containing protein, which yields MFEFQWPWIFVLLPLPILVRWLSKAQNRASGAALRVPFFAQLRSLSGEQNTPAVNGNKFHLLLLSLLWLALLGACARPIWIGDAVAMPTNGRDLMLAVDISGSMSQEDMIIQDEALPRLTVVKAVVNQFVEQRRGDKLGLILFGSQPYIQSPLTFDLDTVNTLMNEAQVGFAGKQTAIGDAIGFAIKRLRERPENSRVVVLLTDGADTASNLKPLEASKLAAAEKIKIYTIGVGATEMRVPGIFGSNFGARTVNPSADLDEGTLQSIADTTGGAYYRARNPAELQAAYAAIAALEPVEQEQEMLRPERSLLHWPLLAAAGLWLLLGLGRNLPALPVRSNADDTKNEAAQ from the coding sequence ATGTTTGAGTTTCAATGGCCATGGATATTTGTTCTGCTACCGCTGCCCATACTGGTGCGCTGGCTATCAAAAGCCCAGAACCGCGCCAGCGGCGCCGCACTGCGGGTGCCGTTTTTTGCCCAATTGCGCAGCCTAAGTGGCGAACAAAACACCCCTGCTGTCAACGGCAATAAATTTCATTTACTGCTCCTCAGTTTGCTGTGGCTGGCCCTGCTCGGCGCCTGCGCCAGACCCATCTGGATTGGCGACGCCGTTGCCATGCCCACCAATGGCCGCGACTTAATGCTCGCCGTGGATATTTCTGGCTCAATGTCCCAGGAAGATATGATCATCCAAGACGAGGCCCTGCCCCGCCTCACGGTGGTAAAAGCCGTTGTAAACCAATTTGTGGAGCAGCGTCGGGGCGATAAACTCGGCCTGATTTTATTTGGCTCGCAACCCTATATTCAGTCGCCGCTGACCTTCGACCTAGACACAGTTAACACCTTAATGAACGAGGCTCAGGTCGGCTTTGCCGGTAAACAAACGGCCATCGGCGACGCGATTGGCTTTGCCATAAAACGCCTGCGCGAGCGGCCCGAAAATAGCCGCGTAGTGGTCTTGCTCACTGACGGCGCCGACACCGCCAGCAATTTAAAACCCCTCGAAGCCAGCAAATTAGCCGCCGCTGAAAAAATTAAAATTTACACTATTGGCGTTGGCGCCACAGAGATGCGCGTGCCCGGTATTTTCGGCAGCAACTTTGGCGCCCGCACCGTTAACCCCTCCGCCGACCTCGACGAAGGCACCTTACAAAGTATTGCCGACACCACCGGCGGCGCCTATTACCGCGCTCGAAATCCCGCCGAGCTACAAGCTGCTTATGCAGCCATTGCCGCCTTAGAACCGGTAGAGCAAGAGCAGGAAATGCTCAGGCCTGAGCGCTCGCTATTGCACTGGCCACTATTGGCCGCCGCCGGTCTTTGGCTACTTTTGGGCCTTGGCCGGAATTTGCCTGCGCTGCCTGTGCGTAGCAATGCCGATGACACAAAAAATGAGGCCGCGCAATGA
- a CDS encoding vWA domain-containing protein yields the protein MNLPSLHWIRPDLLWTIIPLLIAALLLARQSRQQGAWHKHIDPSLLPYLLDGQRSDKPARSIALLLLAALLAWLALLGPAWQQAPTPLYKNNEGLVVVLDLSPSMLAEDIQPSRIRQARFKLRDLLQLRQDGQTGLVVFAADAFVVAPLTDDVNTLLTLIPGLHPGMMPQTGSNPLAGLVQAKDLLDQSGGNGKILLITDGVNEAQLKGLKSFLKDSPYTLSVLAVGSRDGAPIPLPDGGFAKDSSGNIIVPALSSKELKALASAGGGEYRELSLDDSDIRALNPDAASLAENSQDPSSTSSDRHFDQWKDAGGWLALLLLPLALLGFRRSWLPSLLLPLLLLGQTPQANAIEFDALWQTPDQRGAALLDSDPAAAAEQFKDPAWKASAQYRAGDYAAAAESYAKLPGSDAAYNRGNALAKAGKLDDAIAAYNEALKQEPNMSDALRNKKLLEDLKKQQEQQQNQEQSGDGDKQDQDQQSQSSEQENQQGQDGQQTPSDQEQQGEQGQPQSDQDQSEQQNSNDQKEGQTQPNQEQPDSSAQEQSESSAEQEKAQKEQQDAEQRQAELAEDYAKQAAEQQSAAAEPKNDAKPDEQSEQTSLAESQKPLSEEDQSKEQWLRKIPDNPGNLLRNKFQYQQQMRQQRGNQIERENYAPY from the coding sequence ATGAACCTGCCCAGCCTGCACTGGATTCGCCCCGACTTACTGTGGACCATTATTCCGCTGCTCATTGCCGCGCTGCTTCTGGCCCGCCAAAGTCGTCAACAGGGTGCCTGGCACAAGCATATTGACCCTAGTTTGCTGCCCTATTTGCTCGACGGTCAACGCAGCGACAAACCGGCGCGCTCCATCGCACTATTACTATTGGCGGCGCTGCTCGCTTGGCTGGCACTGCTCGGCCCCGCATGGCAGCAAGCACCCACACCGCTCTACAAGAACAATGAAGGCCTGGTGGTGGTCTTGGATTTATCACCGTCGATGCTCGCCGAAGACATTCAGCCCTCGCGGATTCGCCAAGCCCGTTTTAAACTTCGAGACCTCCTGCAGCTCCGCCAAGACGGTCAAACTGGCTTGGTGGTATTTGCTGCGGACGCGTTTGTGGTCGCCCCACTTACTGACGACGTCAACACCTTACTCACGCTGATCCCGGGCCTACACCCCGGAATGATGCCGCAAACCGGCAGCAACCCCTTGGCAGGGCTAGTACAGGCCAAGGACTTATTGGATCAAAGCGGCGGCAATGGCAAAATTTTATTAATAACTGACGGCGTTAATGAGGCGCAACTAAAAGGTTTAAAAAGCTTCCTCAAAGACAGCCCTTACACGCTCTCTGTGCTCGCCGTTGGCAGTCGCGACGGCGCACCCATTCCCCTGCCTGACGGCGGCTTTGCCAAAGATAGTAGTGGCAATATTATTGTTCCCGCGCTGAGCAGCAAAGAATTAAAAGCCCTTGCCAGCGCCGGTGGCGGCGAGTATCGGGAGCTAAGCTTAGACGACAGCGATATTCGCGCCTTAAACCCAGACGCCGCGAGCTTGGCCGAGAACAGCCAAGATCCGTCCAGCACATCCTCAGATCGCCACTTTGACCAATGGAAAGACGCTGGCGGCTGGCTGGCCTTATTACTGTTGCCACTGGCCTTACTCGGCTTTCGGCGCAGCTGGCTGCCCAGCCTATTACTGCCGCTATTGTTGCTAGGCCAAACTCCGCAGGCCAATGCCATTGAATTCGACGCCCTGTGGCAAACCCCAGATCAACGCGGCGCCGCCTTATTAGACAGCGATCCGGCAGCGGCAGCGGAACAATTTAAAGACCCCGCATGGAAAGCCAGCGCCCAGTATCGTGCAGGCGATTATGCCGCAGCAGCCGAAAGCTACGCCAAACTTCCCGGCAGCGACGCAGCCTATAATCGCGGCAATGCCCTGGCCAAAGCGGGCAAATTAGATGACGCCATCGCGGCCTACAACGAGGCGCTAAAGCAAGAGCCCAATATGAGCGATGCCCTGCGTAATAAAAAACTTCTCGAAGACCTGAAAAAACAACAAGAGCAGCAGCAAAACCAAGAGCAGTCTGGCGACGGCGACAAGCAGGACCAAGACCAGCAATCCCAGTCGTCTGAGCAAGAAAATCAACAGGGCCAAGACGGGCAGCAAACGCCCTCAGATCAAGAGCAACAGGGCGAGCAAGGTCAGCCGCAATCGGATCAAGATCAATCCGAACAACAAAATTCCAATGACCAGAAAGAGGGCCAGACGCAGCCAAATCAAGAGCAGCCCGATTCCTCAGCGCAGGAGCAAAGCGAATCCAGCGCCGAGCAAGAGAAGGCGCAAAAAGAACAACAGGACGCCGAGCAGCGCCAAGCCGAATTAGCTGAGGACTACGCCAAGCAAGCTGCTGAGCAACAATCTGCGGCGGCCGAGCCAAAAAACGACGCCAAGCCAGATGAGCAAAGCGAGCAAACCTCGCTTGCTGAAAGCCAAAAACCGCTGAGCGAAGAAGACCAATCCAAAGAACAGTGGCTGCGTAAGATTCCCGATAACCCCGGCAATCTACTGCGCAATAAATTTCAGTACCAGCAACAAATGCGTCAACAACGTGGCAATCAAATTGAGCGAGAGAATTATGCGCCCTATTAA